Below is a genomic region from Rhinolophus sinicus isolate RSC01 linkage group LG11, ASM3656204v1, whole genome shotgun sequence.
GTTTTACACAGAGTTAAAAGATTTATTGGATTGTTGATTGCTGCTATTATGGGTATAATTGCTATAACCACTGTAGCTGCTGTTTCTGGCGTTGCTTTAcaccagactttttttttttttttcaagtttgcaAAAAGGACTTTATGAAACAAATTCGTCAAATACATCAGACTTTTCAAACCactgaatttgtacaaaaatggcatgaaaatgctaACAAATCTTGGAATCAACAAATTAAGATAGATCAGAAAATTAATGTTAGATTAGcagatttaaaaacaactgtTGTATCCCTTGGTGATCAATTGGACAATCTCCCTacaatgattactttaaaatgtgattagaATGTATCTTCCTATTGTGTCACCCCTTTTTTCTTATAATCAAACTCATACCCCGTGGTATGAGGTACAAGCCCATCTCCTGGGACATATGCCTAATCTCACCGTGGACATTATACAATTACAAGAAGTTGATCAGATGCCCAGTGCCAAGCTTCAACTCCTCCCTGGAGAAGAGACACTttctgcagctgcagaaggactttctaCTTTAAATCCTGCTAAATGGATAGACTTGGGGTGGAGGGTTTGCAGGTGCTATTGCTGTTCTggttattgttttctgtttatgttGTTTAGTCCTCAGAAGTGGACAAGCCACCCTCTGACGGGCAGTAAATGAAAAATCTGCGtggtctgtgtttctcatgcttcaaaaacaaaaaggggggatgttgtcacgcagcagcctagcTGACTGTCCCCTCAtgcctttccctaaggaaagaagagtctgtgagactgtgccttcttGGGACCTTGCTTCATCTTTATGCTtatgctttctgtctctctgtttggccccccATAGATGGTTTGCCAACCAATGACGGGTACGATTTCTCATGGGAGAAACAACCTAACACAGGTGGAACCGTATGGGGGACCCTCAATGAGCTATTATAGAGAACATGGGAAAGGAGCATTGTCTCCCCCTCCCCGTTTGAAAAGAGCCACTGCTGACACTGGCTTtccctctcacctgattgtgagagaagttagGAGAGCGATAATATCAGCTCTCCCTGTTTAGCTCAGCaacaaagttttatcatgagagaATTTTCCCCAGGagggtacataccttaattaagcCATCATGGGACTTGCTGCATCAGCTGCTTGCCTGCTGGAATAATTGGTTTGAGTCACCTTTGTGACATGATGTATGATATGAGTTCAACAGACCgtggaaaacataatttttacttccttgtataatcaataaaagccaccagtcggCCTGATTCTGCGCTCCAGTGTCTCATGACTGcgagacccttggccctctgtgatttaactgcattaagtctcgtttctttctttcttaaaacttaacctaaCGCCGCCCCTTCTCATTCCCTCACTGCCCGTGATGTGCTGGACGTGACAAGGCCTCACTGAGGTAATGCATGTCGTGAATGGCAGGTGAGGAACTGAGCCCAAAGGTATTTGGGAAAGAGGATCCCCACAGAGTGAACAGTGACTGCAGAGTCCCTGAGATGAGAACATGCCTGGGGCAGGTTGTGATCAGGGGCTAGCAATTAAAACATTATTGCCAAGGCAAAAGAATTATGAAGCAAAACAACCGAGGTAACCTGTTTATGGTTGAAAATATTTGGTACCTCTCCCCCCAAATATGTGTACAAAATATTTGGTACACATTCCTGCTCCAGTGACTTTAGGCTTGGTTGTGGACTTGCTGTGGCAATGAAAGGTGAGTGGAAGTGCAGGGTGCTACTTCTGCCTGGGTCAACCTGTCTTTTCCTCTGCCATGAGACCAGTAACGACCCAGAAGGACAGAGCTTGTTCTGACAAACGCTAAGATTGTTGCTGCCACTCATTACTGCAGCCTAACTTATTTTAAGCTGACTTAACAAACCACCAGAATCACTGCCTCTTTAGAAGTTAAAATTACTTTCCCAGTCAATatacacctatcagaatgactgaaataaaaataaaatgggcatTTCAAGTGCTGGCAAGGAAGCAGAGCAAAGGGAAGTGCCACTTGctgctggtgggaaagcaaaatggtacGACCACTTTGGAAAGGATTCGCATGTAGACGGATTTGGGAGGCCATTATCAGCCTACCAATGGGAGCTCCTGATTGTGTCAGTGAAGTAGCCCATGGGAGGACAGCGGAAGGTCTGGGTCAGGACATGAATGGTTAAAGCTAGTCCTGCTGGCCATGAGTCAGGCTGGGCTTGGCTTGTAGGGCGTCGCACTGGGCCTCACAGTCCATCAGCCTCCAGCTGTTAGCCTGGTGCAATGAAGCCCAGCACTTTCAGTGTCTGCAGAGCATAGGCTGCTGCATGTGGACAGCTTTCCAATGTACATGAAAGTGAGGTGTAGACTGGCAGTGGCCCTGCTGGAGTGTCAGCGGGAACAGGCCCAAAAAGCGCAAGGCAGACCAGGACAAGAGGGAAGGGCAGGTGGGAATGTTCTCTAAGGCTGTGTTAGTTTTCTACTGTGTCCATAtccaattaccacaaacttagcagcttatgACAACACAAGTCTAGGATTTCAGCTTTAACTAGTTCAGTGGTCTTCACGCTGACTCTCCCCCCACAGGAGCAAGTCAAAATCCCCAGGGGCACCACTCTCACTTGGCCAGTACCACGTCTCAAGAGGGACACTCCCAAGTCATCCCAGAACTCTGTAGCCTCCCGGAGCCCACCCTCTCCTCCAGAGACAGCCCCTCATAATCCAAGTCCCAAAGAAGGAAATGACTGATGCCTTGTGCTATGAGACATTCTGACTGCAGAAATATTTTGCCCAGTCATCCCCCATCCATGTTCACGGTTGCCCTGTGACCCTGATCTAACCCCATCTGGTAAAAAAgttccaaagaaatccaaaattcatCTTTTTGGCTTCACCTTTTTATTCCTTATCAAATTACGATAGCAACAACGCATGACTtgtaatagacaaaaaaaaaatcatacacaacCGCAATCCCGTAAGAAAACCACATTTATTTCTCCATAATCAATGTCCACTCTACAGCGACACATGCAATACCTTCACGTGTCTGTCATAACAGCACATCTTCTAGTTTGTGCCTTTCTTCTTGTTGCCTGCCATATTACAAACATTTCAATATGGCAACAAAATCTTTATACTTTTGGTTCAGCATGGAACAAATTAGAAGTTTCCTAAGTGAACAATACTGGAGGAGACAAGGTAAACATAACAACtcagtattttctctttcaaCAACTAAAGCAGTGCATCACATTTCTCAACAGCAACCCTTTCCATCTTAGTATGAGCCTGCTTCAGTTTTTTCTTAAGAGGAAAAATGTTACTGTTCATTCACAAGCAACGTCCTCATCCAAGTGTCCCTTCTGGAATGAGTCCTGAGCACCTAGCAGAACTGTGACACAGAAATACATTCTAATAGCAATCCACTCTAATTCTGTGGCTACTGTGGGGTGGTGCACTGTGGGAGCTCTCACCAGCATGTCTTTGCTGGTACAGAAAAGACAGCAGGAGCTCCTGCCGAAAGCTTTTCTCACTGATCACACAATTCTGGTAAGAGTTTGCTTATGTGAGATAAGACAGACGCTCCAGATGAAAGGACTGCTCATACCGATTAGTTAcaaacatattcacagattcttCCCAGTTTATGCACACGGACGCCAGAGCAGCTGGATGTCCTCAGGAAAGTGCCTTCCTGTCATGCACAGGTTTTCTTCCAGTGTATCCCATTTGGTACAGGCTGATTATCCCTGAAGCCTTTTCCACATTTCTTAACATCCTGTAGTCCCTCCAGGAGTTCCCTAAGGTATCGACTTAATAGTATAGCTAAGAAGTATCTCGCATTCATCAATTCACTGGATAGGTGacagaaatacttaaaaataaatttctatatttaaaaatcatgtgtgTAATTTGAACCCATCCATGCTAAATTATGTAGATGTAAAGAGAGTAGTGAAAGGATGGTCACCAGAATATTAATGATGAATATCTCAGGGGGTGGGACTGGAGGTGactattttccttaaaaaaaaaaattattttgtactgACAGGGAGGAGTCAAAAGGATCCTTCCTTCACACAGGTTTTGGAGAGCATTTGGGAGATGAGTGCAGCCCACATTCATTATGTTTCCATGGGTTGCTCTTCAGAGTGTGTTCTTTGATGTCGGATGAAGGCCGAGCTCCTCCTGAATGTTTTCCCACACTGAGGACACTGGCTGGGACCCTCCCTGCTGTGGAGTCTTTGATGTACCACCAGGTGAGAGTTCTGCTTGAAGGACTTTCCACACTCTGGACACTGGTACGGGGTCTCCTTAGTGTGAACTCTCTGGTGCTTGGTCAGACAGGAGCTGTCCCTGAAAGCTTTACCACACTGACTACACTCGTAGGGCTTCTCGCCAGTATGAGTCCTCTGGTGCCGGATGAGGCCAGCAATGTTCCTGAAAAGTTTCTGACACTGGTCACAGCCATAGGGCTTCtcaccagtatgaattctctggtgCCTAATGAGGTATGCGCTCTCAATGAAAGTCTTCCCACACTCTTTACACTCGTAGGGCTTCTCCCCAGAGTGGATTTTCTGATGCACAATGAGGTGAGAGTTTCGGTTGAAGGTTTTCCCACACTCCATACATTCAaagggcttctctccagtatgggTCCTCTCGTGCTGTGTGAGGTACGAGCCATCTCGGAAAGCCTTTCCACACTTGCTACATTCGtagggcttctccccagtgtggatTCTGAGATGCACAGTTAGGTGGGAGATGTCTGTGAAAGGCTTCCCACACTCGTTACATCTGTATGGTTTTTCCCCTGTATGAGTTCTTTGATGCAAAATGAGGGATGAGTTGCGGTTGAAGGTTTTTCCACATTCTAGACATTCGTAAGGTTTCTCCCCGGTGTGAATTCTCTGGTGCTGTGTCAGAGCTGACCCATcgctgaaggctttcccacatttaCTGCATTTGTagggcttctctcctgtgtggaTTCTTTGATGTACAATCAGGTTGTAGTTTTTGGAGAAGGACTTTCCACACTCGTTACAGgtataaggtttctctccagtgtgagttcGGTGATGCAGAACAAGAGAAGAGTTCCGTTTAAAGCATTTGCCACATTCAGTACATTTGTACAGCTTCTCTCCAGGGTGACTCCTCTTATTTTCATTAAGAGATGAACTCAGGGTAAAGATGTCCCCAAAGTCCTTGCCTTCACACAGTTTCTTCcctcttgctgtttttttttcaccAAGAGGGGTAAAATGGTTGAAAGGCTTAACACTTTCAGGATATTTGGAGGGTTTCTCTCTCATCTGATTTCTTCCAAGTTGAATAACTTCCATGGAACGGTTGAAGGCTTTCCCACAGGAGTCATTGGCTCTCTTAGATACACAACCTTTCTGACAACTTTGTAAAGCTGGGTCACAATGCAAACTTCTGACCTCTGAGTTACGTATATGGAAACCATTTGTTGTAGGAACACTCCGAGATGGAGGAAGGTTTGAACTTGCACTCAAAGGCCCCACAAGTCCAGGATATTCACAAACTGCTTCCCGAGCCCTTGGCTTCTCCTGAGTTAAAGCTGATTCCCTCAGATGCCCCTCCCAGTTCTTACAGTCCCAACTGTCACCTAGAATGGAGACATGGGGACCCTCTCTTGGAAATCCTTCCATTTCCACGTCACAGGGTAGTTCTTCCTCAGGAATATTCTGAGCTGTCATTTTCAATCACGTGTCCCAGGCTGAAaagtaaagaatgaaaaagacagactTCAGTACATGAAACTGTCTGGAAGAGGAATGAAAAACTATGACAGGCCAGGAGTATGGGTGTGTATTTTCACTTGTTTCCTTTCTCAAATTCACACCTGTACAGGAAAAAGATAAAGTGAGATTCAAGGGATGGAGGCGAGAACTGGTTCAGAGAGCCATACAGCATTTTTATTCCCCGAGAGAACAGGCAGGAGGGACAGCACTGGGGGTAAATATCACCAACAAGATTAGCCTGCAACATGGGAGACCAGAGGCCAGGTATCACTGCTCACAGTGGAACACCGTCTTGGCCATTGTATGCTAGTCCCCGTCACCTGCTGCCCTTACAACCACCAGCACTCATTTTCAAAGCCTTGATTTCACAACGTGTGTACAATGGTGCTGAATGAGCAGTTCCCATCCCAGCTTTGTGGTCAGAGTTCTGCCTTCACAGATGGGAGGCAGCACAGGCTCCATGACCTGGAAGATCCGAAAGACCTAGATCTGCCAGTGACTGCCCTGGAGGGTTACTATGAGTCAGATCACAGCTGAGGCTGGCTCTTAGCTGGGGAATGGACAGTCCTCTGTAAGTGGCTACCAATGTCATCGCCGTTATCAATCTTCTAACCACCCTCCCACCCGTTTGACTTCATGATATCAAGACAACTGTCTGTCCatatattttttagataaaatgaaattagacacctacctcagaaaaaaatattccaaaattccAAGTGGATAAAGACCTTAACATAAAATCAAAGTCTAAAAACATGTGGGATACCTTCACGAATGGGGCAGTCCTTGATTCACAAAGTTTAACAAGCAAAAACAATATAGACCAGGATTAACAACTTTGAGTCAACATCAAAAATTTTCACAACAGAAAACCTAATAGTCAAAATACAAGTGGCAGGTGGAGagacaatttataaaatataaaagagacaaagaaatatagcCCAAGatctataaagaatttttacagaacagcacaaaatagaaaaaaacaggtaAAGGATACAGAGAGGCAGGCCACTTCACAAAGACAGAAATGTCCTGAAAATATGAATATCTGCTCATTTCCACTGTTGTTCAGGCAATTACAAACTGCAACTTTAAGAacacaaaatatgtaaatttcATGAGTAAAACAATGTGTGCTGATGTAAAGCTTGGGCAGGCATGCAGGAAGGGAGCTGGCAGCATGCAGAGTGGTCAGCCCGCTTGGCGAGCTGATTTGTTAGGAGCCgtcaaaacataaaatgggcaCCTCCCTCCATCCAGCAACTGAATTGGTAGGCATGTCGGGCTCAAGAAACACGAGTCCCAAGTGGACACTGGTCTACACCAAGGAGATGATCTTAGAGGCCATTAGGAAGAAGATAGACCACTGGTGACGGAATGAGAATATCATTATGGACCCCTtaataggaaaacagaaacccACAGATAATGGGAGGTTACTTTCAAAGTGCtgagagaaacaaactcatacatgtTAATGTTCAAGAGTGAGGGTAAGATAAACGACAGCTTCAGCAAAGCAAAAGCAAGAGTTTACCCGAGGACACTCACCAAAACAATTAGAGTTGTTCTTCATGAAGAACCCagaagaaaggaatggaaagaaaaagaaatgatgaatgtGTACTTAAATCAAATCCTGCACTGGCCACGTAGAATGCAGCAGTTAACAGTGGGATGGACTAAAACACCAGGTAACAGTGTCCTGTGAGGTGGGAAAGGGGTAACAAACTTAAGTGTCCTGACGTTGTCATATTTTTCATGATTCATGTGAGACCTGGTCAAgtcaggaataaaataaatgtcgTGTAAAACTTCTAAGCCcacagagcagtggttttcaaccaggGACAGTTTTACCCCCCAAAGGACACTTTggaatgtctggagacatttttggttgtcatgcCTGGGGTGGAGGGCACTACCACTGGCATCTAGGGGGTGGAGGCCAAGGATGC
It encodes:
- the ZNF329 gene encoding zinc finger protein 329 codes for the protein MTAQNIPEEELPCDVEMEGFPREGPHVSILGDSWDCKNWEGHLRESALTQEKPRAREAVCEYPGLVGPLSASSNLPPSRSVPTTNGFHIRNSEVRSLHCDPALQSCQKGCVSKRANDSCGKAFNRSMEVIQLGRNQMREKPSKYPESVKPFNHFTPLGEKKTARGKKLCEGKDFGDIFTLSSSLNENKRSHPGEKLYKCTECGKCFKRNSSLVLHHRTHTGEKPYTCNECGKSFSKNYNLIVHQRIHTGEKPYKCSKCGKAFSDGSALTQHQRIHTGEKPYECLECGKTFNRNSSLILHQRTHTGEKPYRCNECGKPFTDISHLTVHLRIHTGEKPYECSKCGKAFRDGSYLTQHERTHTGEKPFECMECGKTFNRNSHLIVHQKIHSGEKPYECKECGKTFIESAYLIRHQRIHTGEKPYGCDQCQKLFRNIAGLIRHQRTHTGEKPYECSQCGKAFRDSSCLTKHQRVHTKETPYQCPECGKSFKQNSHLVVHQRLHSREGPSQCPQCGKTFRRSSAFIRHQRTHSEEQPMET